The Streptomyces sp. WZ-12 genome segment CCGTGCCGGCACGAGCCCGGCACCGGGGAGATCTGCTGGCGGGCGGTGTTCCGCGCGGTCCGCGACTCCGGCTACGACGGCTGGATCGGCTGCGAGTACGCGCCGCTCGCCGGGACGGTGCCGGGCCTGGGCTGGATGTCGGCGGTGGCGGAGTGAACGGCCCCCGGATCGCACTGATCAGCGCCGTACCGGCGGCGATCGCGCCCGCGGTGGACGCGCTGCGCGAGGGCTTCCCCGAGGCCGTGGCCTGGAACCTGCTCGACGACCGGCTGCTGGCGGACGCCACCGAACGGGGCGGTCCGGACGCGGAGTTGGCGGCGCGCATGGAGCGGCTGATCGCCCATGCCGTGCGCGGGGGCGCCGCTGCCGTGCTGCTGACCTGCTCGCTCTACGGGCCGGTGGCGGGGCGCGCGGCGGCCGGGGTACCGGTCCTGGCGCCCGATCAGGCGGCCTTCGCCGAGCTGGGCGCGGGCCGCTTCGGGCGGGTGCTGGTGGTGGCGTCGTTCGCGGGGGCGCGGGACGACTCGACGGCCCGGCTGCGCGCGGCACTGCGCGCGGCCGGCGCGGCGGTGGAGGTCCTCGGCGTGGCGGTGCCGGACGCGGCGGCCGCCGCGGGGGCCGGTGACGCGGCCGGGCTGGTCACCGCGCTCGCCGGCGGCTGCGCCGGTCGGTTGGCCGGCGTCGACGCGGTCTTCCTCGCCCAGTTCTCGCTGGCTCCCGCGGCCCGGGGACTCGCCTACGCCCTGGGCGTGCCGGTGGTGTCCGGCCCGGCGAGCGCGGCGCGGGCCCTGCGCTCGGCGCTGGGGCGCTTCTGACCGACCCGGTGCACACCGCCAACGCCCCTCCCCTCCACCGGACTTCGCCCGTCAGCCTCCCCCACCCGAACAGAAGAGGTGCAGCGTGGTCGCAGCTTCCGAGGCCGGCCTGCTCGCCACCGGCCTCCTCGGCATCATCGCCGTGGTCCTGATGATCACGACGCCGCTGCGGGTCCATCCGTTCCTGGCCCTGCTCATCGGCTCGCTCGGGATCGGCCTGGTCGCGGGCGAACGGCCCGCGGCGCTGGTCGATTCGGTCACCGCCGGCGCGGGCACCACGCTCGGCGGGACCGGTCTGATCCTGGTGTTGGGCACGGTCCTCGGCACCGTCCTCGCCGAGTCCGGCGCGACCGGGCGGCTCGCGGCGGCGCTGACCCGCGGCCGCACCCTCCGCAGCGTGCCGTTGACGGTGAGCCTGCTGTCCTTCGTCGTCGCCCTGCCGCTCTTCTTCGAGGTGGCGCTGGCGGTACTGCTGCCCCTGCTGTTCGGCATCGCCCAACGGGTGGCGACCACGATGCTCGACAGCGAGGGCCGGGACCCCAGGGGGCGGAGGACCTCGCCCCATCTCCTGGTCGGCGTACCGGCGTTGGCCACCGTCGCCTCGGTGCACGCCCTGGTGCCGCCGCACCCCGGGCCGACGGCCGCGGCCGGCGCCCTGCACGCGGACGTCGGCGCCGTCATCGGCCTCGGTCTGCCGGTCGCCGTGCTGACCACCGTGGTGGCGGGCCAGCTCCTCGCCGGGCCGATGGCGCGCCGGATGTTCCCGGTGCCGCCGCCCCGGCTCGTCGAGCAGTTCACCCGCCCCCACGACGGCGGCACCCCGCCGCGCCTGGCCGCCGCGATCGTGCCGGTGGTGCTGCCGCTGGTACTGGTGTTGGCGCAGTCGGTGGTGACCGTGACCCATGGGTCAGGGGCCTGGGCCGCGGTGTTCGGATTCATCGGCCGGCCGGTGGTGGCGCTGCTGGTCGCCGTCCTCGTCGCGAGGATCGGCCTCGGCCGGGGGCGGGGCGCCGGTCGGTTCAACTCCCAGGTGCAGGACGGCATTGCGGCCATTGCTCCGATCCTGCTGATCATCGGGGGCGGCGGCGCACTCAGCGGGGTGATGGTGGATTCCGGCATCGGGCGGGCGATCGCGCACGCCACGCACGCGCTCGGGATCTCCCCGCTGGTCCTGGCGTGGCTCATCGCGGTGCTCATCCGGCTCGCGGTCGGCTCCGCGACGGTCGCGGTGATCACCGCCTCCGGGATCGTCGCGCCGGTGGTGACCACCACGCCCGGGGTGCACCCGGCGCTGGTCGTGCTGGCCCTCGGCTGCGGCTCGATCATCTTCCCGCACCTCAACAACGCGGCCTCCTGGCAGGTCAAGGAGAGCTTCGGAATGTCGCTCGGGGAGATGTTCCGGTCCTTCACCGTCATCGAGACCACCGTCTCGGTGCTCGGCTTCGGCTGCGTGCTCGCCGCCTCCGCGCTCCTTTGACGCTTCCCGGACCACCAACTTCCTTGCATCGGGCGCCACTTGGCGCTCTTCCGACCATCAACGAAGGAACGATGTCCCGTGAGATGTCCCATGATCGGTGTGATCGCCGACGACGTCACCGGCGGCACGGACGCCGCGGCCGCCCTCCGGCGCCGGGGCCTGCGGACCCGGCTCGGCTTCGGCGTCCCGACCGGGCCCGCCGAGCGGCTCCCCGCGGACGCCGCCGTCCTCGCCCTCAAGACCCGCACCGCCCCGGCCGCGGACGCCGTCCGCGACGCCCTCGCGGCCGCCGACCACCTCACCGCCGCCGGCGCCGGCCAGCTCTACTTCAAGTTCTGCTCCACCTTCGACTCGACGCCGCGCGGCACCATCGGCCCGGTCCTGGACGCGCTGAGCGCGCGCACCGGGGCCCGTCCGGTCGTCACCGCCCCGGCCACCCCCGAGCACGGCCGCACCCAGTACCTGGGCCATCTCTTCGTCCACGAGCGGCTGTTGGCCGAGTCCTCGATGCGCCACCACCCGTTGACGCCCATGACCGATTCCCTGCTCCCCCGGCTCCTGGACGCCCAGAGCGCCCACCCCGGCAGCGCCGTTCTGGACCACCGGACGGTCGCCGCCGGCCCGGTGCGCATCCGGGCCGCGCTCGACGCGCTCGCCGGGCGGGCCCGCTATGTCTTCCCCGATGCGCTCGACGACGGCGACCTGTTGGCGGTCGCCCGCGCGGTGGTCGATGCGCCACTGGTCGCCGGCGCCGCCGGGCTCGTCGGGGCGCTCGGCGCCGTCCGGGCCGAGCGCGGCCTGCCCCAACACCCGGAAGGGGCCGGCCCGTTGAGGCCACCCGGCGGGCGCGCCGCCGTACTGGCCGGCAGTTGCGCGCGCCGCACCCTGGAGCAGATCGACGCGCTGCGGGCCGCCGGCCGCCCCGCCCATCTCCTCGACCCGCTCGCCGTGCCGGACCCGGACGCGCTCGCCACCCGCGCACTGCGCTGGTACGACACCGTCGACGCCGGGGCCGGGGTGCTGATCCACGCCTCCCGCCGCCCCGACGAACTGCGCACCGCGCAGCGGGTGTTGGGCGTCGCCCGCTCGGCCCGGATTCTGGAGGCGGCGATCGGCGCGATCGCCGTCGGCCTGGCCCGCCGGGGTGTGGCGCGGCTGGTCGTCGCCGGCGGTGAGACGTCCGGCGCGGTGGTGGCCGCGCTCGGGATCGCGGGCGGCGAGGTGGGCGTCGAGGCGGCCCGCGGCGTGCCGTGGATCCATCCCGCGGCCGGGCCGTGCCTGTTGCTGAAGTCCGGGAACTTCGGTGACCGGCGGCTGCTGTTGACCGCCTCGGCGGCGGAGGGGGAGGCATGAGCGCCGGCGCCACCGACTCCCGTCCCCTCACCCTGTTCAGCGCGCTGGCGGTGCGGAAGGCGTTCGACGACGGCCTCCTCGACGCCTTCACTGCCGGGTCCGGGACGCCGGTCACCGCCGTCTTCGACCCGACCGTCCCATTACTCCGCCGCATCGACGCGGGCGAGGCGTTCGACGCGCTGGTCGCGGTGGCCGGTTCCCTGGGCCCGCTCGCCGAGCGCGGCCTCATCGACCCCGCGACCCGAACTCCCCTCGCCCGGACCCGCATCGGCGTCGCCGTGCCGCCGGGCGCGCCGCACCCGGACCTCGGCAGCCGCGCCGCGCTGATCGCGGCGCTGCGCGCGGCCCGCAGCGTCGCCTACTCGCGGACCGGCGCGAGCGGCATCTACTTCGCGCGGCTCCTGGAGGAGCTGGGCATCGCCCAGGAGGTCAACTCCCGGGCGACCGTGATCGACAAGGGCTTCGTCGCCGAGGCCGTCGTGGACGGCCGCGCCGACCTCGCGATCCAGCAGCTCAGCGAGCTGCTCTTCGTCCCGGAGGCCGAGATCGTCGCCCCGCTTCCCCAAGAGGTGCAGCACACCACGGAGTTCGCGGTCGCGCTGAGCCCCGGCGCGTCGGCCGATCCGCGGGCCCGGTCGCTGCTGGCCCACCTCAGCGGCCCCCGCGCGGCCGCCTGCTACGCCCGCACCCGGCTCGAAGCGCTCTGAACGGCCGGGGCGGTCCGGGCCGTTCAGACGGTCCGGGCCGTCCCCTCCGTGCCGAGGATGCGGGTGCGCGCGTTGGTGAGGTGGCGGCGCATCAGCTCCGCGGCGCGCTCGGGTTTCCGCTGTTCCAGGGCCGCGCAGATCGCCCGGTGTTCCTTGACGGCGTGCGGGACGCCGGTGTGGCCGCGCTTGGTGAAGAGCCGGAAGCGGTGCATCTGGCCGCCGAGCGAGAGGAACGCCTGCTCCAGGAAGGGGTTGTCGCTCTGGGCGGCGATCAGGCGGTGGAAGGCGTCGTCGGACGTCCAGTAGTGCTGGAACCCGTCCGGCCGGTCGTCCGCGCTGGTGGCCGACTCCGCCAGCTCGTCCACCGCCCCGCGCAGGGTGGCCAGGAACTCCGGTGTCGTCCGGTGCCCGGCCTCCAGCGTGAGGGCGGGCTCCAGCACCATCCGTGCCTCGAAGAGCTTGCCGACCTCGCGGTCGGTCAGCGCGTCCGCGACCCGGTACCCCTTCAGGGCCTCCCGCCGGACCAGCCCGGTGTGCTCCAGCCGCGCCAGCGCCTCCCGCAACGGGGTCTGGCTGACGTCGAGTTCGCGGGCGAGCGCGCCGATGTTGAGCGGCGAACCGGCGCCGCGCTCCCCCGCGAACAGCTGTCGGAGCAGCACGTCGTACATGCGGTCCGCGAGGGGCTCGCGCGTGGAACGTGGCCTGGGCGACACGGCCCTCCTCCCTGCGGGGACTTCGGTTCGTACCCGTCGTGCACGGCGTACACGAGGGCGTTACGTACTGTACGACGTTCCCGGAGCCGGCCCTTCGTCGATCGCGACCCGAGCGGCGCGCACGGCGCGGGCGCCGAGCGGCGCACTCGGGCGCGCCATCGGTGCAAAACCGCCCCCGGGAGCCAACCACCGACCTGTCCGAGCCCTGGACACCCCCTGCTCGCAACTATTGCCCACTGCAATACTTCGGCCATGGAAGCCATGCGAGGAATATGTGCATGCCCGAGTCCGGACGGGCGGTCGTCGATAACCGGGAGCGGTGTCGCTCCGCGATGCGGTGGGGCGCCGCGGTGAGCGGGGCGCGCGAGCAAGGGGTGCGGCACCGTGGTGCGCACCTCGGCGATTTCACGGTCCAGCCGCGGATGTTGGTGATCTGCGGTTGGGCGCTGCTCGTGGGCGGGGCCGGTGCGGTCGCGGCCCTGGCGCTGTTGCGGCTGATCGGACTGGTCACCAACGTGGTGTTCTACCAACGGTGGTCGACGGCGCTGGTCGCCCCGGGGTTGGAGCACCGGCCGTGGTGGTTGGTGCTGGGCGCGCCGGTGGTCGGCGGCCTGGTGATCGGCTTGATGGCGCGCTACGGGTCGGAGAAGATCCGCGGGCACGGCATGCCCGAGGCGATCGAGGCGATACTGACCGGCGGCAGCCGGGTCGCGCCGCGGGTGGCGGTGCTCAAGCCGCTGTCGGCGGCGGTCAGCATAGGGACCGGCGGCCCGTTCGGCGCCGAGGGGCCGATCATCATGACCGGTGGCGCGATCGGCTCGATACTGGCGCAGGGGCTGCGGTTGAGCGCCGACGAACGCAAGACGCTGCTGGTGTCCGGCGCGGCGGCCGGCATGGCGGCGACCTTCAACTCCCCGTTGGCGGCCGTGCTGTTGGCCGTGGAGCTGCTGCTCTTCGAATGGCGGCCGCGCAGCTTCGTGCCGGTCGTCGCGGCGGTCGGGGTCAGCACCGTGGTCCGCGGCTTCCTGCTGGGGACGGCGCCCCTCTTCCCGGTCTCCGCCGCCGACCTGCACGCCACCCCGGTCGTCATGGTGCTCTGCGCCGTGGCCGGGCTGCTCGGCGGGGCGCTCGCGGTGGCCGCGACCTGGTTGGTATACCGGGCCGAGGACGGCTTCGCGCGGCTGCCGTTCCACTGGATGTGGTGGCCCGCCATCGGGGGGCTCGTCGTCGGCCTGGGCGGCCTGGTCGAACCGCGCGCCCTGGGCGTCGGCTACGACGTCATCGACCAACTGCTGACCGGGCGCGCCACGGTGTCCCTCATCGTCGGCATCCTGGTCGTCAAGACCCTGATCTGGTCGCTCTCGCTGGGCTCGGGGACCTCGGGCGGGGTGCTCGCCCCGGTCTTCATGATCGGCGGGGCGGTCGGCGCGGCCGAGGGGCTGCTCTTCCCCCATGTCGTCCCCGGTTTCTGGGCGATGATGGGGCTGGCCGCCGTGGTGGGCGGGGTGATGCGGTCCCCGCTCACCGGCGTGGTCTTCACCCTCGAACTCACCCACGCCTGGGGTGCGGTGCTGCCGCTGCTGCTCTCCTCCACCGCCGCCTACGCCCTCTCGGCGCTGCTGCTCAAGCGCTCGGTGCTCACCGAGAAGATCGCCCGCCGCGGTCTGCACCTGACCCGGGAGTACTCCACCGACCCGTTGGAGACCTTCTTCGTCGAAGAGGTCATGGAACGCCGGCCGTTGCTCCTGGAGGGTGGGGACGGCGTGGCGACGGCGATCCGGCTCACCAGGGATGCCGACGGCGCACCCGGTGGCGAGCGGCGGCTGATTCCCGTGGTCACCGACGAGGGGGCGACGGGCCTGGTGACGACCACGGGCGACCTGCTGGAGGCGGCCGCCCGGGACGCCGACGGGCCGGGGAGCAGCACGGTGGCCGACGTCTGCGGGCCATCGCCGGTGACGCTCCGGCCCGACGACACCCTGCGCCGGGCCGCCTACCTCTTCGCCGAACACGGCGTCACCCAGGCCCCGGTGGTCGCCCACGGCCCCGGCGGGCGGGTGGTGGGAACCGTCACCCTCCACCATCTGCTGCACGCGCGCCGGCACGACCTGACGGAAGAACACCACCGGCAGCGCCTCATCCCCGCCAAGCGGCGGCGCGAACCGGACGTGGTGCCCCTCTGAGCCGACCCCGAACTCCCGGGACGGGGCCCGCGCCACCGCGAAGACCCCGCCCCAGGGGTGCCCCGTCCCGGGAGAGCCCCGTCAGCGCTCCGTCAGCGAGTCGACGGCCCGCTCGCCGGAGGCGTCGGTCAGGGCGCGCAGCCCGCGCACCAACTCGGCGCGCCGGTCGACCGGGAGACTGGCGACGATGGCCCGGATCTCCCGGTGGCGATGGGCCATGACCTGCTCGACCAACTGCCGGCCCGGCGGGGTGAGGTCGAGGATGACCTCGCGGCGGTTGCCGGGGTTCAACTGGCGGTCCACGAAGCCGCGGGCCGCCAGCTTGTCGACCATCCGCATCGCCGTCGAGGCGTTCACGTCCAACCCGGCGGCGAGCGCGGCGAGATTCACCGGGCCCTCGCCGTGCAGGCCCACCAGGGTGCGCAGTTGGGGCAGCGTCAACGCCGGCTCGGTCTCGGCCAGCGCCCGTGCGGAGAGCGCGACGAAGAGCCGGGACGCGGTCATGACCGTGGCGGCGACCTCCTCCACGGTCTCGTGCAGCTCGTCCGCCGGCCGACTCGCGGGCCGCCGCTGTCCGTCGTCTTCGCTTTGTCGCGCCACACTGCTTTTATACCGTTCTGTTGGGTGGTGACGAACGGCGGGTGACCGGCGGACGGGTGCGGGGGAGCCGGGCGGAGCGACCGCGCACGATGGGGGCGCGGACACCACCTCCCGCGACGCCCGTTCCGTCCCATGTCACAAGTGGGGGCGCGTAGTTGTGAACTCGCGCTCCATAACGCAACCACTCGGGGTTTATGACTTTCCTTTGCGAAGCCGCCCCCCTTCGCGCCGTACCGAGATGATCTCCAGCCTGTTTCGCTGGTAGCTGCCACGGCCAACCCCCGTACCGCCGGCCGTCTTTGCTCACTTCTGTTCACGTCCCGGGAGGGAAAGTGCCCGTGCCGGACAACGCCACCGGTTCCGCTACCGACGAGCCCGACCTCGTGCCGCCCACAGACAGTGCGCTCACCAGCCTCAGCACCCAGGCCGCGCGGCAGCTCGCGACCACCACCAAGTCCGAGCCCCAGATGCAGGGCATCACCTCGCGGTGGCTGCTCAAGTCGCTGCCGTGGGTGGACGTCAAGGGTGGCACCTACCGGGTCAACCGGCGCCTTACGCTCCGGATCGGTCGCGGCCGGGTCCAGTTCGAGCACAACGGCGCGGACGACATCAAGGTGATTCCCGAGACCCTCACCGAACTGCCGGTGCTGCGCGGCTACGACGAGCCGGACGTCCTCCGGGAGCTCGCCGGCCGCTTCAGCGTCCGGGAGGTCCGCGCCGGGCAGGTGCTCTTCGAGACCG includes the following:
- a CDS encoding GntR family transcriptional regulator translates to MSPRPRSTREPLADRMYDVLLRQLFAGERGAGSPLNIGALARELDVSQTPLREALARLEHTGLVRREALKGYRVADALTDREVGKLFEARMVLEPALTLEAGHRTTPEFLATLRGAVDELAESATSADDRPDGFQHYWTSDDAFHRLIAAQSDNPFLEQAFLSLGGQMHRFRLFTKRGHTGVPHAVKEHRAICAALEQRKPERAAELMRRHLTNARTRILGTEGTARTV
- the otnK gene encoding 3-oxo-tetronate kinase, translating into MRCPMIGVIADDVTGGTDAAAALRRRGLRTRLGFGVPTGPAERLPADAAVLALKTRTAPAADAVRDALAAADHLTAAGAGQLYFKFCSTFDSTPRGTIGPVLDALSARTGARPVVTAPATPEHGRTQYLGHLFVHERLLAESSMRHHPLTPMTDSLLPRLLDAQSAHPGSAVLDHRTVAAGPVRIRAALDALAGRARYVFPDALDDGDLLAVARAVVDAPLVAGAAGLVGALGAVRAERGLPQHPEGAGPLRPPGGRAAVLAGSCARRTLEQIDALRAAGRPAHLLDPLAVPDPDALATRALRWYDTVDAGAGVLIHASRRPDELRTAQRVLGVARSARILEAAIGAIAVGLARRGVARLVVAGGETSGAVVAALGIAGGEVGVEAARGVPWIHPAAGPCLLLKSGNFGDRRLLLTASAAEGEA
- a CDS encoding MarR family winged helix-turn-helix transcriptional regulator yields the protein MARQSEDDGQRRPASRPADELHETVEEVAATVMTASRLFVALSARALAETEPALTLPQLRTLVGLHGEGPVNLAALAAGLDVNASTAMRMVDKLAARGFVDRQLNPGNRREVILDLTPPGRQLVEQVMAHRHREIRAIVASLPVDRRAELVRGLRALTDASGERAVDSLTER
- a CDS encoding molybdate ABC transporter substrate-binding protein is translated as MSAGATDSRPLTLFSALAVRKAFDDGLLDAFTAGSGTPVTAVFDPTVPLLRRIDAGEAFDALVAVAGSLGPLAERGLIDPATRTPLARTRIGVAVPPGAPHPDLGSRAALIAALRAARSVAYSRTGASGIYFARLLEELGIAQEVNSRATVIDKGFVAEAVVDGRADLAIQQLSELLFVPEAEIVAPLPQEVQHTTEFAVALSPGASADPRARSLLAHLSGPRAAACYARTRLEAL
- a CDS encoding GntT/GntP/DsdX family permease: MVAASEAGLLATGLLGIIAVVLMITTPLRVHPFLALLIGSLGIGLVAGERPAALVDSVTAGAGTTLGGTGLILVLGTVLGTVLAESGATGRLAAALTRGRTLRSVPLTVSLLSFVVALPLFFEVALAVLLPLLFGIAQRVATTMLDSEGRDPRGRRTSPHLLVGVPALATVASVHALVPPHPGPTAAAGALHADVGAVIGLGLPVAVLTTVVAGQLLAGPMARRMFPVPPPRLVEQFTRPHDGGTPPRLAAAIVPVVLPLVLVLAQSVVTVTHGSGAWAAVFGFIGRPVVALLVAVLVARIGLGRGRGAGRFNSQVQDGIAAIAPILLIIGGGGALSGVMVDSGIGRAIAHATHALGISPLVLAWLIAVLIRLAVGSATVAVITASGIVAPVVTTTPGVHPALVVLALGCGSIIFPHLNNAASWQVKESFGMSLGEMFRSFTVIETTVSVLGFGCVLAASALL
- a CDS encoding chloride channel protein is translated as MPESGRAVVDNRERCRSAMRWGAAVSGAREQGVRHRGAHLGDFTVQPRMLVICGWALLVGGAGAVAALALLRLIGLVTNVVFYQRWSTALVAPGLEHRPWWLVLGAPVVGGLVIGLMARYGSEKIRGHGMPEAIEAILTGGSRVAPRVAVLKPLSAAVSIGTGGPFGAEGPIIMTGGAIGSILAQGLRLSADERKTLLVSGAAAGMAATFNSPLAAVLLAVELLLFEWRPRSFVPVVAAVGVSTVVRGFLLGTAPLFPVSAADLHATPVVMVLCAVAGLLGGALAVAATWLVYRAEDGFARLPFHWMWWPAIGGLVVGLGGLVEPRALGVGYDVIDQLLTGRATVSLIVGILVVKTLIWSLSLGSGTSGGVLAPVFMIGGAVGAAEGLLFPHVVPGFWAMMGLAAVVGGVMRSPLTGVVFTLELTHAWGAVLPLLLSSTAAYALSALLLKRSVLTEKIARRGLHLTREYSTDPLETFFVEEVMERRPLLLEGGDGVATAIRLTRDADGAPGGERRLIPVVTDEGATGLVTTTGDLLEAAARDADGPGSSTVADVCGPSPVTLRPDDTLRRAAYLFAEHGVTQAPVVAHGPGGRVVGTVTLHHLLHARRHDLTEEHHRQRLIPAKRRREPDVVPL